DNA sequence from the Lachancea thermotolerans CBS 6340 chromosome H complete sequence genome:
CAAGGGCTTTGGCTATGTCACTACCACAGCGAATACCCGAGTCAAAAATAATGTCAATCTTAGATCCGACCTCATTAACTATTTTAACGAGGCGATCCAGAGATGCGGGCCCTCCGTCTTGCTGTCTGCCGCCATGATTGGAAACAACTATACCCTCAATACCGAGCTCCACACACTTTTTGGCATCGAGGACGGTTTGAATACCCTTCAAGACTATAGGGCCATCCCAGTTTTCGCGAAGAAACTTTAAATCTTCCCATCCATGGCTAAAACCTGGAAAGATCATTCCGGCCCAGTCACTAGCAGCAGTCTTCAtatcttcttcgacttctttgCCATACTTctccttgaagtttttgcGAAAGACCGGGTCTGAAAACCCAAGTGCCGTACCCACGGTATCGGAACGCAGAAAAGGGTTGTAAGCGTTGTTCAGGTCACTTGGACGCCAGCCCAGCTTGTAAGTATCTAATGTAACAACAAGCGTACTGAACCCATTTTCCTTAGCGCGTTTTAAAAGGCTCACAGTTAGGTCGTTGTGATCATTGGAAGGCCAGTACAACTGGTACCAGCGGACGCCGTTACCATTAACCTTGGCTACGTCTTCAATTGATGTAGCAGCCGCTGTACTGTAGATGTAGGGCACACCTTCGGAAGCAGCCGCGGCCGCAGTAGCTAGCTCGCCATCTGGGTTGAAGATACGCTGTACTCCAATGGGCGCGATGGCGATAGGGACCGGTAACTTCTGGTTAAGAAGTTCCGTCTTGAGCGAGGGATACGTCGATGTTTCAACCAAACGACTAGGGACAATTGACCATTTCTGGAAAGCTTCGTGAttctttcttgttgtcTCGCCAGTGCTAGCGTTGCCGCACACATAACCCAATGATTCTCTTGACATACGTTCTCTGGCAAGATCTTCCCACTCCGTACTTTGGAAAGTGAATGGTGGGCGCTCATACTTGAGACCACGGCCATACACATCTGCCATATATTGCAGGGGATTACCGGCGGACGTTTCGAGATATTCCATTATAATGTCGAGAAATTAGTATAGAGCTGAGGATATAATAAGCTGAGGGTAATTGGATGCAATTGCAGAGCTTGATTGTTATTCACAATTTCTCAGTCGATTATGAATCCGAGTGTTTCCGTGCTTTTTATATCAAATACGGAAACCTGCTTCCGTCGCCTTCGCTTAAGGTTGAGCCTGGCCCGCATTTGCTATAGTTGCTCTCATAGATATGCAGTATTTGCAGTGCGTGCCTGTCTCGACGTCTAACAGATTTCGGACATACTTAAACGCAAGGAACCCGTGTCCGA
Encoded proteins:
- a CDS encoding lactate 2-monooxygenase (some similarities with uniprot|P00175 Saccharomyces cerevisiae YML054C) — translated: MEYLETSAGNPLQYMADVYGRGLKYERPPFTFQSTEWEDLARERMSRESLGYVCGNASTGETTRKNHEAFQKWSIVPSRLVETSTYPSLKTELLNQKLPVPIAIAPIGVQRIFNPDGELATAAAAASEGVPYIYSTAAATSIEDVAKVNGNGVRWYQLYWPSNDHNDLTVSLLKRAKENGFSTLVVTLDTYKLGWRPSDLNNAYNPFLRSDTVGTALGFSDPVFRKNFKEKYGKEVEEDMKTAASDWAGMIFPGFSHGWEDLKFLRENWDGPIVLKGIQTVLDAKKCVELGIEGIVVSNHGGRQQDGGPASLDRLVKIVNEVGSKIDIIFDSGIRCGSDIAKALALGAKMVLVGRPYVYGLVLGGEEGVGHVLRSLLGDLTMNLHLAGIKSVSPEHLNRDCLEYSE